A part of Halodesulfovibrio marinisediminis DSM 17456 genomic DNA contains:
- a CDS encoding LytR/AlgR family response regulator transcription factor, with amino-acid sequence MLPTLLVHPDPEIRTQLRKFFEPVDFVRIVGEAVHVDEALELLSAIEYAVLVVAVSIQEPRDGFELTRRLRGRTKQPALIFLADNEDDAFTAFELDATDYLIFPCTQERFARSVSRLEQFRMHFNLAQEPSTQWQEPTVRDSSDDMQEEPEQTLQLPLEEEEQDQFLHALRQAWELTEKFRPAEIEKLAITSGGRTMLLPYNEIIFIEASEDYTYVHTASGKHLTSYRLKILEARLRPHNFFRAHRKFLVNLDMVTEIASLPGSNFMLRTAGRTRIEIPISRRRLGELKQVLGL; translated from the coding sequence ATGTTACCAACACTTCTTGTTCATCCGGATCCAGAAATCCGCACACAGCTCAGAAAATTTTTCGAGCCAGTTGATTTTGTGCGAATAGTGGGCGAGGCCGTGCATGTAGACGAGGCACTTGAACTGCTTAGTGCCATTGAATATGCAGTTCTTGTTGTGGCAGTTTCCATACAAGAACCACGAGACGGCTTTGAACTCACGCGGCGCCTCCGCGGACGCACCAAACAACCTGCTCTTATTTTTCTGGCAGACAATGAGGACGACGCTTTTACAGCGTTTGAACTCGATGCCACAGATTATCTCATTTTTCCTTGTACACAAGAACGGTTTGCGCGTTCTGTTTCGCGTCTTGAGCAATTCAGGATGCACTTCAACCTCGCGCAGGAACCATCCACACAATGGCAGGAACCAACTGTCCGTGACTCTTCCGACGATATGCAGGAAGAACCGGAACAAACACTGCAACTTCCTTTAGAAGAGGAAGAGCAGGACCAGTTCCTCCACGCGTTACGACAGGCATGGGAGCTTACAGAAAAATTCCGCCCCGCAGAGATCGAAAAACTTGCTATCACCTCTGGCGGACGCACTATGCTGTTGCCGTACAACGAGATTATCTTTATTGAAGCCAGCGAAGACTACACCTATGTCCACACCGCTTCAGGAAAACACCTAACCTCGTACAGGTTGAAAATCCTTGAAGCCAGACTGCGCCCGCACAACTTTTTCCGTGCGCATCGTAAGTTCCTTGTGAATCTTGATATGGTTACAGAAATCGCATCACTTCCCGGCTCTAACTTTATGCTGAGAACAGCCGGACGTACTCGCATTGAAATTCCTATCAGCCGCAGGCGGTTAGGCGAACTCAAACAAGTTTTGGGGCTATAG